The Setaria italica strain Yugu1 chromosome IX, Setaria_italica_v2.0, whole genome shotgun sequence genome has a window encoding:
- the LOC101758359 gene encoding peroxidase 51, which yields MARPPLLVLAVAAAAVCGLAQPGAADLKVDYYASTCPNVEAIVRGVVQQKMQATIRSIGSTIRLFFHDCFVEGCDGSVLIESTPDNQAEKDASDNKSLAFEGFDTVRSAKAAVEAACPDTVSCADVLALATRDAIAMSGGPSFPIELGRLDGLSSNASSVPGQLPEPNQTMDQLLAVFKAHGLNMSDLVALSAAHSVGLAHCSKFSNRLYRYQPGQPTDPTLNPTYARFLESKCPDGGPDNLVLMDQASPAQLDNQYYRNLQDGGGLLGSDELLYTDNRTRAMVDALANSTTAFYKAFADAIVRLGRVGVKSGRRGNIRKQCDVFN from the exons ATGGCTAGACCGCCGTTGCTCGTCctcgcggtcgccgccgccgccgtctgcggCCTCGCGCAGCCTGGAGCGGCCGACCTGAAGGTGGACTACTACGCGAGCACCTGCCCGAACGTGGAGGCCATCGTGCGCGGCGTGGTGCAGCAGAAGATGCAGGCCACCATCCGGAGCATCGGCTCCACCATCCGCctcttcttccacgactgcttcgtagAG GGTTGCGACGGGTCGGTGCTGATCGAGTCGACGCCGGACAACCAGGCCGAGAAGGACGCCTCCGACAACAAGTCCCTCGCGTTCGAAGGCTTCGACACGGTGCGGAGCGCCAAGGCCGCCGTCGAGGCCGCCTGCCCCGAcaccgtctcctgcgccgacgtgCTCGCCCTCGCCACTCGAGACGCGATCGCCATG AGTGGCGGGCCCTCCTTCCCGATTGAGCTGGGCAGGCTGGACGGCCTGAGCTCCAACGCCAGCAGCGTACCAGGCCAGCTGCCCGAGCCGAACCAGACCATGGACCAGCTGCTGGCGGTCTTCAAGGCGCACGGGCTCAACATGTCCGACCTCGTCGCGCTCTCAGCGGCGCACAGCGTGGGTCTGGCGCACTGCAGCAAGTTCTCGAACCGGCTGTACAGGTACCAGCCGGGGCAGCCGACGGACCCGACGCTGAACCCCACGTACGCGAGGTTCCTGGAGAGCAAGTGCCCCGACGGCGGCCCGGACAACCTGGTGCTCATGGACCAGGCCTCGCCGGCGCAGCTCGACAACCAGTACTACCGGAACctgcaggacggcggcgggctgcTGGGCTCCGACGAGCTGCTCTACACCGACAACCGGACGCGGGCCATGGTGGACGCGCTCGCCAACAGCACCACCGCCTTCTACAAGGCCTTCGCCGACGCCATCGTCAGGCTCGGCCGCGTCGGGGTCAAGTCCGGCAGGCGGGGCAACATCCGCAAGCAGTGCGACGTCTTCAACTGA